AGAAAAGAGGCAGAGGGCACGCAACCCAGCTTGGCCatgcaaagaaagaggaaaagaaatcttcagaCCCTCAGGACCTTCTATAAGTAGTAACCCCCAAGAGAAAAACAGCCTCCAACCTACACTGATTCACATTTTGCCACAAAACACTTCTTCGCGGTCACGCTCCTCCAGTATTAGCAGCTAACAAAGCCCTAGGCttgggaggaggagctgggatggggctCTTCATCCTACCTTGCCTTGATTTCTTGGACACAAAATCTGTGCAAAAGGCTGGGTCACAACACTAGTGGGATTGTTGCAGCAATGAACAGGAGGGTTTAGACACAATAAATAACTCAGAGAGGCTGATTTATCAGTAGGTTGAGTTTCCTCTGCAGCTGACAAGGAAACCATCAGCATTTTGAGCTCCGCTGTATTCCCACTTTCTGTACCCAAGCTGCCGtatgaaaaataaaggcagaggCAGAAACAATGAGGAtacaaaacagagacaaaagacTTATATTTAAGAATCATTAACTGAGAGGTTTTGGCAAAATAACTGAGAGTAGCGGTTACTTCTCCTCACCAGTACTTTTGCAATATATTTAACTGTCCATGAGACTGACCTGGATGAAACAGTGAATCAGACCAACCTCAATTTTTGGGCACACCAAACTAATGTCCTGGCTACAGATCCTCAGCGGCAAAGCATGCCACATCTCATCATTCTGCACTGTGACTTGAGAAGCATGGGGTAGACAGAAAAAAGCTCAGCCCTGATGGAGGCATTCTGCTCAGCTGGAGGGGAGGAAGTCACACCTGAAactggcttggatgggtgtacgcatcgctgggtaaaaaaaatggctggagggctacaaatggagttaaatccagttggcagttgctacaagtggtgttccccagggctcagtattgggcccagttctctttaatatctttatcaacaatttGGATGAGGGGACCCTCAGTAAGTTCCCAGACGACAAGAAGCtgggtgggagcgttgatctgatTGAGGGCAGGATGGCTCTGcagggggatctggacaggctggaccgatgggctgaggccaatggtgtgaagttcaacaaggccaagtgctgggtcctgcacttgggtcacaacaaccccatggatgctacaggctgggggcagagcggctggagagctgcctggcagaaaaggacctgggggtgttggttgagtgctggctgaatatgagccagcggtgtgcccaggtggccgagaaggccaacagcatcctggcctgtgtcagcaatagtgtggccagcaggactagggaagtgatcgtcccccccaccactggtgagatcccaccttgagcgctgtgtccagttttgggcccttcaccacaagaaagacattgaggtgctggagcgtgtcccgagaagggcaacggagctggtgaggggtctggagcacaagtcttgtgaggggcggctgagggagctgggggtgttcaacctggaggctgaggggagaccttcttgctctctacaaccgcctgaaaggagggggtaatgagggggggtcagtctcttttcgcAGGTAATGAGCGATACCTTGAGAACCTATGGGACATGATTTAGTgataacttggcagtgctaggttaatagttggacttgatcatcttaaaggtctcttccaaccaaaatgattctatgattgtacgAACCTGCAGGCTCTGGCAGGAAGGACAAGCTGCTACTCACAGTGTTTCGGACCATGAAGAGGTGCTTAGGAGCTGCCTGAGCCTTTGTTATCTTCAGGTAGTTTGTCCAGCTGAATTCTTCTTCCTTATAACCTACAACCCCTCAGGAAGAGAAATGAGAGCAGCGAGTTCACAGAGAGGAACCAGGAGGTCGTGAGACCGAGCCCGGCCATCCCCGATCAGCCCTCAGCCTGCCAGGCACATCCTGCACGGGCGGATGGGGTCCACAGCAGCCCTGGGAAACCCAAAGCCCATGGCTTAGGCCCAACAGCTGATTTTGAAGTGGTGCTAGGAAACGTTAGCAGTGGAGTGGAAATCCAGAGCTCAGCTCCTCCCTGGCGAGCATCAGCCTCACCTGCCCTGGGGCACAGCTGCTGGCTTCCACCTGGCACGGGGACATCCAGGCTGTCAGGGCTTTGCCCCAAAATGGGAGCAAGCAGAGACCTTTAGCATGATGGGTGCCTTAAAGGTTGTCGTGCAGaacctcccccagcacagcagcatcctCTCCTGGGCCTCATGgagccaccctgtccccatctccagctCTACATTTGGGGGCCCACTACTCGTCCCCCTCCTTCAACCCACCAACTGAGACTCGCTAACTCCTTACCTTTTGGTGGCTGGAGTTTGTGCCCCGTCTCCTCAAACCAGCCAGCGGGGTGGATGTCGGGGGAGTCAGCATTCAGCCAGAAATCATGGCACTCAGAGTAGCCATCAAAGTGGAGGCGCATCCGGTAACCGCACACCTAccagagggaaggcaggaaaaggaaaggaccATGGAAACCTCCTCCTGTCCCTGGCTGAGCATCATACGCACCTCCCCTCCCGCACGCAATCTCAGAGTACCACTTAGGGCAGCCAAGGGTCAATCATAGGTCAGTGCCCAAATCGGAAGGCACACGCCAGTCTCAGAAGATGTCCAGCATGGAACAAGGTAAGTGCAAGGCCACGACAAGCCAGCCCTGAGAAGGGAGGTTCAGGGTGGTGCATGAGATGCCACAGTGGGGCACCTTGCTGGGTCCAGCAAGACCAAGGATTCCTTTTTCTGCACCCAGAGGAGATGCTGGCGCAGGGATTTTGGCTGAATGCCATTCTCCTTTGGTGAAATCTCTCCAGCAGCAAGAAGAGCAGCCACTGTTGTATGGCTGATCTCCTTGGCTGCCTGAGGAGCACTGTGAGGAGCTGGGGAGATGGTTCGGCTGCCACATGGCTGAGCGGAGAGCTCCACAGACAGAGGGCCTCCACAGACACAAGGAAGAGCAATGGTATGCCTCCACACCCTCCACCTCAAGGGCTCAGACCTGTCTGAGGGGCATCAGCTCAAAGATAAGAAGCTGTTGCCGTCACCACAGTCTCTCCCCCCATGGCTCTGCTGTGTCAGGGGGAGGGAGAGACCAACTAGGCTGAGGCATGACGGCTGCTCCACAGCAGTCTCCTGCCCCTACGAACTGGAAGGAAACCCCCCATTTGCTTGATTGAGGTCATCTCATGCAGTGACATGCAGGCGAGGGCCCAAAGCCCATCTCCTCCATGGGCCAGCTGGCAGCACCTCCCCTCCCATGGAGCCTCCCAACTGCGCAGACGCAAGGAGAAACCAAGGAACATGGGAACCGGAGCCGCCTTACCTCAGCCACTGTCAGGATAAAGTACATAGATGGGTGCTGCGGATCGATCCCCTCCAGCTTCATCCCCACTTTAAAGCCATTCTTGTGCTGGGAAGCTACTTGgtactggaaacaaaaaataaactacaaTGTAAAAACACGACACGGGTAGTTGGGTCCAGAAGCATCCCAAGGAGCAACCATCAGGCAAtgggagctgctgggaccagGAGATTGTGGGCCACAGGTTATTCTGTCCAAATGTTAATTCTTTTCCCATAGGAAAACACATTCTTCCACCTCCTTGTGGGTTTGCGTCTCCTGCTACTGGTAGGGCAGGGTGTCCCCAGGCTAACAGCTGCAGCCGGGGAGAGTGGGGCATGGGCCTGGCTCCTCTTGCGCTCCGGCAGTCAGAGGCCTGGGAGCAGGGGTGCAGCGCAGCAAGGTGGCCTCAGGAGATCCCACACCTGGCTTTGAGGAAAGGCTGGAAAGgctccagcaccctgccagaGCCACAGGAGTGTCCTAGGCAAATGTGGGGCGCTTGGGAGTGGGGACAGCACCCCGCTGGGGACTCGGGGCAAATCAAAACTGGAGGCTGACTGATCTTCACCTCCAGGTGAAGACGGGAGCTTGCTTATTGCTCAGAGCCCCGCAACATAGGGAAGCAAGGAAGAGAGGCGAAGGAggaggggtgggaaaaaaaagggaaagaaaagagaagatggaagagggaaaaagacaggaaaatccCAACTCACATCCTGGAAGAGATCTAAAGGGGCAGCGacagctttctgctcctccaagTAGGACGCCCAAGACcagccttctttcttctcctcactgGCACCTGAGCGCAGCACAAACGCACACACAAGAGGCGCTGCTGAGGGTCCGCTCCAGCCTCCGTCCCTGCCTGCCTCGGGGCAGTGTGGAGGGCAGGCGAGTGCATGGGTCCCGCTGGGGCTGCATCCTGCTCTCACGCACAGTCCTGCATCCCTGCAAAGCTCAGCACCATCCTACCAGAGCCCCTTCTCCAGCAAACCTGGCTGGCTGTCTGAGGAGGGACAGAGCCAAGAGGGCCCCTCTCACACAGGTCCCCATGACCTAGATGTCCTCTGTTGCTGTACAACGCCCCAGTAAGGCACCCAAGGAGCCTGAGGGACAAGCCATCCTGTGCAAAGCATCAGGACACCTCTTGCAACCAGTCCTCCTCCAGCCAGTACATCTGAAAAGGCCACACCACTGATGGATTTGGGACAGCGAGCAGGAGCCATCCAGATGTCTGGGAATCACTCCCAGCTGCAAGGGACTCCCGGCCAGTCAAACCAGCAGTGGGCTCACCTCCCACCGCCACTCCAGAGGCACCAGCTCTGCTATGCTCTGCTCCAAGACAACCACATCATCTCCCCATGGCGCACCAGGGCCACCCTGATGCCCTACAGATGATGCATTTACCCCCGTGGTATTCACAAAAAGAAGATAGTGTGGTCTCTTCATAGgcagggaggtgatccttcatGCCTTCGACACCTTTGGGACAGCCACAAAGGCCTTGTCCGAGGCACATGAGAAACAACCCAAGCCtcttgctctccagccactttcTCTCCCTGCTTCGTAGTGCCTGAAGGGACTCCAGGAATGCTGTGCCTAATCCAGCACCGAGTAATTCACAGCTACAGGTCAGCCATGGCAGAGAGCCTTGGGTAGGGCAGGCcagaaatgcaggggaaaaacagACCAACTCCTTCCTCCCATGGGCTTAGGGGAAGTGAAGATGGAAAAAATACGAACTTACAGACGAAATTAAGCTGAGCTTCAATGAGCAAGGTTACTAACCTAGATGCTTTGCTCACACTTAAGAGTGATGAACACCTTTATTATTCTTTAGGACatagaaaaaaaggggaaggcATGTTTGGGGAATCCATTAAGTACAAGCTCCGCGCTTCTGGAGAATGACAAATACACCTGGAGATAGAGCATACATCGACTCTGCTGCATTGAAGCATCCAGCTGTGCATTTTGTTTGATGATGTACTTCTAcagtaagaggaaataaaatgccGAAATAACAAGGCTCAACACTGCTTACTTGTATGCAACAGGGAAGGTTACATGCTCAGGACTCATATTGTAGAGAAAAGGACCTGGCAAGTGAGTATGAGATCCCTTTTTAATAGTGGTTAACTCAGTGTAACATCAGGGGTTAACACCTGGCCCCTGTTACTGTCCCTACATTTGGCTATGGAGAGGAGTATGAAGCTGGaacagtttcatttaaaaattacctTGAGTATGACCATTCACTATTCAAAGACAAAAGATTTCCCGTAAGTgtttatttgcagtattttcccATGTTCTCCTTCCCCCTCGCCCACATCgcgctgcagggaaaaaaaaaaccaaacaagcaaacactGCACCCCTCAGCTTGTCTCCTTGCCCTCTTGTGTCGACAGCTCTGCATTTGAGATCTCCTCTCATATGGCCCAGGAACAGATCCCCAAGAGATGAGACAACCCCAAATCACCCGGCTTCAGTGGCACTAGACCTACAGGAGCACCTCCCAAACTTGTGAGCTCCCGATCACCTGAGGGGAGTTCCCCATAAGACTGTCCAAAGGCCGGGGCAAAGCCAGATGCGGCGCAGAACCACGTTATTGCTCAGGACAGTGCCTCTTGGAACAAACACAGTATCCACGAGCATGTAATAAAATCAGCTCCCAAGGGGAGGGACCAGAAAGCACTGTACAGTACGGCCCAATGCCTGAAGAAGACACAGCCGTATCTGTAAGGGTGCCCCGTccatggagagaaagagaggaaaggagagaaatggaaagagacagagagagcagGATCAAGCAAGCAGAGGAGCTTACAAGCCTTCAAGGAACATGTACCAGCGCATTGCACTGGGCGTTTGACTCTGCTGGAGCACCAAAATGCTGGCCCAGCCCCGCAGCACTGCAGTGGGAGCCCACAGCCGTGGCAGGAGtgcccaccccaccacccacccGGCCCCTACATACCGTGCTGGCTCCCATTCCACGCGTTGGCCTCTGGATTGCTGATGGCAGCGTCTCCTGCAgagcttttcctctcttcctgcttttcctcctAGTCATGAGAGCAGACAAAACAGAAACCCATCATGTTGGAGGTCTGCACAGAGGTTTATGCTGTGTTGTACCCTCACACTGGTGCCAAGGGCCACACTGTGCCTCCGCAACATCCAGGATTTGACTGATGCTTGGCCCAGAAATGGCTGGGCAAGAGGATCTGATGGTGGGAGCCCAAGGGGGATTTTGGTGCTGAGTGGTAGCAATCACACCTGGATTGGATCGGCTACAATCAGGGCTGGCAAGCAGAGCTTCCTTGCCTTGTCAAAGTCACTCTTCCTTCCCCGGGATACACATCACACAGACACTCTCTTACTTCAACACTTACTTTGGTGGTCTAGACTCAAGAGAGCAGTTGAGAGCGTTAGATACCTACAGCCCAATCAGGATGTGTCTAGCACTGCCGAATCCAAGGCGCTCGGCATGCCAAACAGCCAGCCAAGCGGCTAGAAGCCCTGACGCTCCACACATTCAAGTCTTTTTGGCATTAACAGCCAACAGGTTACCCCTTTGACATATAGCTGACATAGCACTGAGAAGAACTGCGCACACCCGCAGTGCATACAGGGGCGGCCCATGGCCCACCCTTGACATTGGCACGCGCACGCATGggccctccctgccctcttccTACCATTTGCTCAGATTCGTATTCTTCCTCTGAAGGGCTCTGGTAGTCCTTCCTCTTTCGTTTCTTCACCGGCTTGAGGATTTCAGCGGCATTGGTGCTGCTGGCAGAGTTTTCCACAATGACAGACCTGCACAGAGGAAGGAAGAGTAAACCACTATGGCACGTGGCAATGGCTGGGGTGTCAGCAAGGGAGTAGGTAGGTGCTGGAGAATCACTGTCACCCCATTCTTACTCACACATGCTCCCATACCCCACGACTAACGTATGCACTCCTCTCAGCGCACAAGTTGGCAAGAGATTAGAACCAGGGTACAGACCAGAATCACCCTCACACGCTCGGGTGTCAGAAACCTGAACCCAGGGATGGATCAAAAGCGATCCAGTTTCGTAGCAGGCCTCTAAGCTGCATCAGAGTCACACAGAGATGCTGGAAAACGAGTCCCAGGAGTCACACATTAGTAAGCAGAGGGGCTAGACATGCCCTCATGACCCACGCCTCCCAGTGCTGCTCAGCCCGGAAGCACCCACTGCAGCAACCTCCcgctgcagccctgctccagcagatATGTGTTTATGAGGCCACAAATTGGGCACGAGAGAGTCTGGCTCCCGTGCTTCCTGCTGTCCCTTGGGATAAGTCTTCACCCCGCGCCTCTGCAGATAGGGCGCCCTGCCTACAGGAAGGAGGGAAATAAGTGGGgtccccagcacctgccagagACAGATGCACTTGCATCCCTTGCTGGAGCACGCGgacgaggggagggagggcagacggatggatggagatggCTCTGCATGGAGCAGACTCCCCTTCCTTTACCTTTCTTTGAACTGCTGGTGACAGTGCTCGCTGCAGAAGCCCCTGCCTTCCCGGGCTCCGTCTGACACGTGCCTCCGGCCACAGGTATCACAGTGGCACATGCTTTCTGCTGGTGGCAGCTTGGTCTGTTCTGGCACATCTGAGTCAGAGAGGAGAAGAGCAGTGAGGCACAAGGTGCAGCAAAGGAAGGGGAGCAGGATGCAGGAGACATTTGCTTTGGATGATGGTACCCACCCCAAAAGTGCCACCATGGTGCCCTTACCCTGAGCCACAGTAGGATTGTCCCTGCTGGTGGGTGCCACCTCTGACTCCCCATCTTTCTCTGTGGGACCCTCCTTTATAGCTTCCACTGGAGGCACCTTATCAGCACTCACCACCTTCAGCGTTCCATACTCATTTATTCGAAACTATGTTattgaacaaaaaaaccaaggaaaaatagTTAAAAAGGTGGATAGAAATTTAACTTGATAGCTAGTGGGTACATGTGAGCTCTGAAAATGAGAGGGACATTGTCTGGTCGTTAGTGCATCCAACAAGAGGACAGTGCTTTCGATGACAGAGGCAAGCACTGCCCCAAAGTCACCTGTCCTGCTGcccctcacagaatcacagaatagtaggcgttggaaaggacctctggagatcatccagtccaacccccctgcccgggcagggtcacccagagcaggctgcacagggatgcatccaggcaggtttggaatgtctccagagatggagactccaccacctctctgggcatccctCTGCGTCCCTGTGCAGGGCAGATGTGCTGCAGCCCCTCGGGGCACCATGTGTGTGCTCTCTCTGCTGAGTTCACAAGatgggagggacacagggacacaggatGGGGCACAAGGAGAGCCTCGCAGAGCTGGAACAGCTGAGGGATCCTCCAGCTGGGGTGTGGGTACTGCCAGGGGCCATGTCACATCCTGGTGGTCCCTGCCTGCCACAGGCTGGGGGACTGCCACTTACAAGGACAAGTGGCTTTGGGGAGTGGCAAGGTTGGGGAGGAAACACAGTGGCCCAGGGCTACACTTACCCGCAGGTTACTCCCAGGCAAAGTAGCCACCCCGTCTTTCCACTCCAGCACACGGACCGTGCTGCAGGTCTGCACTCCGCTGATCTGGGGAATGACAGTAGCTGTGATGGGctcgctccccgctcccctctcTGGCCTCTCGgcccctgtgctcctctgtgGCTCCCGAGGGAATCGCTGAATTTCTAAGGTGCTCGTGGGAAGATTGATGGTAGTGGCATTTGcttgagaagggaagaaaggaaacaaacaacGAGAGGCATACACAGAACACTTAACTGATGCAAACAATGCTCAAAGGCAGCACAAAATGACAGAGAGGATGGTTT
The genomic region above belongs to Larus michahellis chromosome 12, bLarMic1.1, whole genome shotgun sequence and contains:
- the L3MBTL1 gene encoding lethal(3)malignant brain tumor-like protein 1 isoform X3, with protein sequence MDSRAEMEVVRSTKGNAAGEVSVHVVTTESTVQSTHLPTTAFIIPANATTINLPTSTLEIQRFPREPQRSTGAERPERGAGSEPITATVIPQISGVQTCSTVRVLEWKDGVATLPGSNLRFRINEYGTLKVVSADKVPPVEAIKEGPTEKDGESEVAPTSRDNPTVAQDVPEQTKLPPAESMCHCDTCGRRHVSDGAREGRGFCSEHCHQQFKERSVIVENSASSTNAAEILKPVKKRKRKDYQSPSEEEYESEQMEEKQEERKSSAGDAAISNPEANAWNGSQHGASEEKKEGWSWASYLEEQKAVAAPLDLFQDYQVASQHKNGFKVGMKLEGIDPQHPSMYFILTVAEVCGYRMRLHFDGYSECHDFWLNADSPDIHPAGWFEETGHKLQPPKGVVGYKEEEFSWTNYLKITKAQAAPKHLFMVRNTHEASPGFEVGMKLEAVDRMNPSLICVATVTDVVDNRFLVHFDNWDDTYDYWCDPSSPYIHPVGWCQEHGKPLTPPQDYPDPDNFTWEKYLKETGASAVPAWAFKVRPPHGFLVNMKLEAVDRRTPSFIRVASVEDVEDHRIKIHFDGWSHVYDFWIDADHPDIHPIGWCSKTGHPLQPPLRPKEPASSAHGGCPTLGCKSIPHTKSSKYSFHHRKCPTPGCDGSGHVTGRFTAHYCLSGCPLAEKNQGRLKADLSDTEASTRKRNLIGFPQRKKSRHHGRGRPPKYRKIQQEDFQSKCHPLPRCHPRGKAGGTGVVAA